In Ralstonia pseudosolanacearum, the DNA window CCAAGGCGCGCCGGGCAACGCCTCCGCGACCACGCGATCGCGGCCAACGCGCCTGCCGGCCACGCCGCCGTCCACCCTGAAAACCGCCCGCCCCCATCCGGCAGGGGCACAGCTCTCACGAAGTCCCGTCGCTATAATCGGCCAGCACTGCGGGGCGCGCTATTCCCGCCGCAGCGCGGCCCTGTCTCCGATTCGATCCGACGCTGTTCCGCAGACGTCATGCACCCCTCCCGGAGTCTCATGTTCCGTGTCAGGCTTTCGCTCGCATTCGCCCTGATGGTGGCGCTCGTCTGCGTCCAGGCCGGCTTCGTCTATTGGGGCGCCAATCGCGTCAACGATTACGCGACGCACAGCCGGCTCGCCAGCGACATCCTCTCCGAGCTGCTCGAGCTCTCGGCCAACAAGCAGCGCCTGCGGGTATGGGCCTCCCAGCGCCTGATGAACGCCGATGCCTCGCCCGAGGTGCGCGACCGCCTGCTGGCCAGCATGCAGGCCAGCGCCGCCACGCTGCGCTACCTGGCCCGGCGCGACATCGACCTGTGGGGCGAGATCTCCGCGCGCGACGGCATTCCCATCCCGCCCGAAGTCAATCAGCTCACCACCACGACCGACCTCCTCGGCGACAACATCGGCGCGGTCCAGGCGCGACTGGTGGCGCTGGTGCCGCTGCAGCGCGATGCCGATTTCGCCGGCGTCTGGCATGAACTGAACGAAGTGTTCGACATGGCGCGCGGCCGCGACCTGCGCGAACTGATCAACGGCGCCATCGAGCGCCAGCGGCGGGCGGTGCCGATCGCCCGCGCGGCCACCGAGGGCGGTCTGGACCGCGTGCGCACGCAGGCGCTCAGCATGGTGGTCCTGGTGCTGCTGGCCGCCGTGACGCTGGCCCTGCACCTGAACCGCCGCCTGCAGCGGCCGCTCGACCGCCTGCTCGAAGGCGCCCGGGCGCTGCGCGCCGGCGCGCTCGACCACCGGGTGCCGATCGGGTCGGGCGATGAATTCGACCGCGTGGCCGAGGGCTTCAACGCCATGGCCGCCGAACTCCAGCAGCACCGCAACGATGCCGACGCCGCCCGCCGTCGCCTGGAAGACGCGGTCCAGGCGCGCACCGGTGAACTGCGCACCGCGCACGACGCGCTGCAGCGCATCGACCAGCGCCGCCGCCAGCTGTTCGCCGACCTTGGCCACGAACTGCGCACGCCGACCACCGCCATCCGTGGCGAAGCCGAGATCGCGCTGCGCGGCGGCGACAAGCCCGCGCACGAATACCGCATGGCGCTAGAGCGCATCGTCGGCGGCGCCAAGCAGCTGACCGGGCGGATCAACGATCTGCTGCTCATCGCCAAGGCCGAGGCCGACCAGCTCGCCATGCGGCCGCAACTGATCGACCTGCCCTCCGTACTGCACGACGCCGCGGACCTCGCCGATGCGCTGGGCGCCGAGCACGACGTGAAGATCCAGCTCGACCTGCCGCAAGACGCCGACGCACTGACCCTGCCGGCCGACCCCGACCGCCTGCGCCAGGCCATCGTGATCGTGCTGGACAATGCCGTCCGCTATTCGCCGCGCGGCGGCACGGTGCAGCTGTGCTGCCGCATCCAGCCCGACACGGTGCGCATCGAAGTCCAGGACCACGGCATCGGCATCGATGCCGACGAGCTGCCGATGGTCTTCGAGCGCTTCGTCCGCGGCCGACGCGCGCGCGCGCATCGCGCTGACGGCACCGGGATCGGCCTGTCGATCGCGCAGACCATCGTGCAGGCCCATCGCGGCCACATCACCTTGCAGAGCGCGCCCCAGCAAGGCACCCGCGTCTGCATCGAACTGCCGCGCCGCCACGCCGCCGGCGCGGACGATGCCCCCACACTGTCATGAACATTCTCGTCATTGAAGACGACGCCCGCGTCTCGGATTTCCTCTCGCGCGGCCTGCGGGCCGAAGGCTATCGCGTGCTGCTCGCGCGCACCGGGCCCGAAGGCCTGCAGCTGGCCCGCGGCGGCGAGCCCGCGCTGCTGCTGCTCGACCTGATGCTGCCCGGCATGAGCGGCCTGGAGCTGTGCCAGACCCTGCGCGCGGAGCGCAACCACGTGCCGATCCTGATACTCACCTCGCTGACCGACATCGACGATCGGGTCACCGGCCTGCGGCTGGGCGCGGACGACTACATGACCAAGCCCTTCGCGTTCGAAGAGCTGCTCGCGCGCATCGAGGCGCTGCTGCGTCGCGGGCGCGAGCAGCGGCCGAAGGTCAACGTATTGCAGGTGGCGGACCTGGTGCTCGACCGCGAGCGCATGCAGGTCACCCGCGCCGGCAAGCCCATCGCGCTCACCGCCAAAGAGCTGGCCTTCCTGGAGCTGCTGATGAGCGCGCCCGGCCGCATCTACAGCCGCGAGCGCATCCTGTCGAACGTCTGGGGCGCCAACGAGGATCCGCTGACCAACATCGTCGACGTCTACGTGCGCCGCCTGCGCAGCAAGATCGACGAGGGCCAGCCGGTGCCCCTGCTCAAGACCGTGCGCGGGCTCGGCTATCGGCTCGACAGCGAGCCCTGAGCCGCGCTGCGCCGAAGCGCAGCGGCCGCGTGCCATTCATCTAATGTTCATCTAAGCCTGCGTTCGCCGTTCATGTTGGTCTTCAACAATAAACCTGTGCCGCTTCTGCGGTACGGCACCGACAAGGTGCCCTGACAAACAGAACGAGAGGAAACTTCGATGAAACACGCTGGTGTCGTATCCCTGATGGCTGCCGCCGCAACGGTTCTCCTGCTGTCGAGCCCGGCCAGCGCGCAAACGGCCGCGGCCGCATCGTGCACACCGACCACCGACCAGCAGATTGCTGCCCTGTTCGATCGCTGGAACGATACGCTGCGCACGGGCGACCCGGACAAGGTCACGGCCAACTACGCAACGGACGGCGTGCTGCTGCCGACCGTCTCGAATACGCCGCGCACGACCCCCGTCGCCATCCGGGACTATTTCGTCAAGTTCCTGAAGGGCAAGCCGCAAGGCACGATCGATAGCCGCGTCATCAAGATCGGCTGCAACATCGCGCAGGACATCGGTACCTACACGTTCAAGTACGCCGATGGCAAGGCCGTGCACGCGCGCTATACGTATGTGTACGAGTGGCAGAACGGCCAGTGGCTGATCGCCCACCATCACTCGTCGGCCATGCCGGAGCGTGATTGACTGCGGCGGTATCCGGATCGGCTGCAGCACCGCCCGGGACGCCGGCCGCTGCGGGTCCGGGTGATGGGGCGGCAAGACTGCCGCCGCCCGGGGCGCCTGCTGGTCTGAACGGCAGAACAACGGAACGGCGGAACCGCACGCAGCGGATCGCATCGCCCGTCACCGCTCGCCGGCTCCGCCATGAGCGATGACGCGCAGGTCGAGCGGAAGCCCTGCCCATCCCGAGCGGCCTGCCCATCGCAGGCCGCTCGGCTTTTCTCCCTGCCCCGCGCAAACCCGCGCGGGCCATGAC includes these proteins:
- a CDS encoding sensor histidine kinase, with the translated sequence MFRVRLSLAFALMVALVCVQAGFVYWGANRVNDYATHSRLASDILSELLELSANKQRLRVWASQRLMNADASPEVRDRLLASMQASAATLRYLARRDIDLWGEISARDGIPIPPEVNQLTTTTDLLGDNIGAVQARLVALVPLQRDADFAGVWHELNEVFDMARGRDLRELINGAIERQRRAVPIARAATEGGLDRVRTQALSMVVLVLLAAVTLALHLNRRLQRPLDRLLEGARALRAGALDHRVPIGSGDEFDRVAEGFNAMAAELQQHRNDADAARRRLEDAVQARTGELRTAHDALQRIDQRRRQLFADLGHELRTPTTAIRGEAEIALRGGDKPAHEYRMALERIVGGAKQLTGRINDLLLIAKAEADQLAMRPQLIDLPSVLHDAADLADALGAEHDVKIQLDLPQDADALTLPADPDRLRQAIVIVLDNAVRYSPRGGTVQLCCRIQPDTVRIEVQDHGIGIDADELPMVFERFVRGRRARAHRADGTGIGLSIAQTIVQAHRGHITLQSAPQQGTRVCIELPRRHAAGADDAPTLS
- a CDS encoding response regulator transcription factor, yielding MNILVIEDDARVSDFLSRGLRAEGYRVLLARTGPEGLQLARGGEPALLLLDLMLPGMSGLELCQTLRAERNHVPILILTSLTDIDDRVTGLRLGADDYMTKPFAFEELLARIEALLRRGREQRPKVNVLQVADLVLDRERMQVTRAGKPIALTAKELAFLELLMSAPGRIYSRERILSNVWGANEDPLTNIVDVYVRRLRSKIDEGQPVPLLKTVRGLGYRLDSEP
- a CDS encoding SgcJ/EcaC family oxidoreductase, yielding MKHAGVVSLMAAAATVLLLSSPASAQTAAAASCTPTTDQQIAALFDRWNDTLRTGDPDKVTANYATDGVLLPTVSNTPRTTPVAIRDYFVKFLKGKPQGTIDSRVIKIGCNIAQDIGTYTFKYADGKAVHARYTYVYEWQNGQWLIAHHHSSAMPERD